A window of Rhinatrema bivittatum chromosome 2, aRhiBiv1.1, whole genome shotgun sequence contains these coding sequences:
- the IL6 gene encoding interleukin-6 has translation MASERASARPAGSARARRRGFPEVHSLLPLLSLTGVSFLPALILTALLLLAGSRSLARAAALPPADYSGEELSEPDSPQPNYLSLALLIQSEAATLKAELCNKYTVCDNSMEVLLQNNLDLPKITAENGCFKSGFKRDKCLQKISSGLVEFQPYLLVVENTFTTEGKLVQSLCHKTKHLAAIVKLMMKNPNAVPIADKQQTLLPKLQTDDTWMQRVSTRLILRDFTLFIEKTIRAIRFLSTKGSLHP, from the exons ATGGCGAGCGAGAGAGCGAGCGCGCGGCCGGCAGGAAGCGCCCGTGCGCGGCGCCGAGGCTTCCCCGAAGTTCACTCTCTGCTTCCCCTCTTGTCTCTGACAGGCGTCTCCTTCCTGCCAGCTCTGATCCTGACGGCGCTGCTGCTCCTGGCTGGCAGCCGGAGCCTGGCACGGGCAGCCGCTCTGCCTCCCGCCGATTACTCGGGCGAGGAACTGTCGGAGCCCGACTCCCCCCAACCCAACTACCTGTCCTTGGCCCTGCTGATCCAAAGCGAAGCGGCCACGCTGAAGGCAGAG cTATGTAATAAGTACACTGTATGTGATAACAGTATGGAAGTACTTCTGCAAAATAATCTGGACCTCCCAAAGATCACAGCAGAAAATGGATGCTTTAAATCTggatttaaaagg GACAAATGCCTGCAAAAGATCTCCAGTGGCCTTGTGGAATTCCAGCCATACCTATTAGTTGTGGAAAATACATTTACCACTGAAGGAAAGCTAGTGCAGTCCTTATGCCACAAAACAAAGCATCTGGCAGCTATAGTGAAACTGATG ATGAAAAATCCCAATGCCGTGCCCATTGCAGATAAACAGCAGACCCTCCTGCCTAAACTCCAGACAGATGACACCTGGATGCAAAGAGTCAGTACCCGCCTAATTCTGCGTGACTTCACTCTCTTCATAGAGAAAACCATCAGGGCCATTCGCTTTCTCAGCACAAAGGGAAGTCTTCACCCATGA